Genomic DNA from Salvia hispanica cultivar TCC Black 2014 unplaced genomic scaffold, UniMelb_Shisp_WGS_1.0 HiC_scaffold_944, whole genome shotgun sequence:
TGTCTGAAGATTGCCTCCTGTTTTCCTCCTTTCCCACTCATCAAGGGTGAGCAAAGATGAGTCATCTTCTGTATCCTTTCCCCTACGCCTCTGAAATCTAGAATTGCGATCACCAAAACTAGGCTGACTTGTTTTCTGGAGAAGTTTCTGAGCCGCTACTTGATTTTGAACAGGTACAGATGCCACAACTGTAATAGATTCAAACAAGTTACTGTGGTATAAGTACCAGAATTAACTATCtgaaaattcatatttcaaaCTTTAACGGAAAGTAATGTTGGGTTGATCTATAACACTAGAGTGCGTATAAGTATACTCCGAGAAATCAAAAACAGAAATTTATTATGCACCACTATAGAAGTTCAACCAAAGATCCACAGGCTACAATAAGTTTACCTTTTGGTCTTTCTGAGGCAGTTGCCTTCTCGGGATTTCCTTCATTTGAGTGAAGCAGCTTTGCTCCATCAGTTAAACCATCTTTGGTTTCATTATTTTCTGGAGCTGGACATTCTGGCGCAAATTGGAGCACTCGCCTCTTGCAGCGAGACTTTGTCGATGATCATTTGAGTATGCCGCTGAAATCCATCCGACCCAAAATATTATAAGTTTGCTTTTAACAATGGGAAGCCATGTTGAATGGCCTCCTCTTCTTATAAGTTTGCTTTTAACAATGGGAAGCCATGTTGAATGGCCTCCTCTTCAACAAGAAAAATCGCAGTGAAGGAATATTTAACTGGTTCCATCCAGGAGTTGAATTTCTGAATCTGTTAAAATCGGATATATGGAGAGAATCAAAACCCTCCAGCTTGATACATAGTTTGGTTCAGACTCATTTCAATATTGAAGATGAGCTTGttctttagttttattattaaatcgAATACTCCACTTGTTAACTTGTACTCATGATGATACTTTCActtattattaaatcaattgttCCATTTCTTATCAATAAGACATTTTTTTCTGACTGTTACATTGAAGGCATATGTAATTTATGGGGTAAAATAGTGTTTTGCATGAAAAGTAAGTTCAACTTGATCATGAACCTGTGGCACTGGAAAATGCATACCTTCAGAAGACGGAGTGTATGAAGTAGACGAAGGGGCCTCGTCCGGTTCGAACTTGGAGCTTTTCGAATGATGGAGGATAGCTAGATGCATTTTCTTGTGATGGCCTGAGCTTGTAGCGAGAAACATTCATGTACTTGCGCTTTAACTGCCATTCTTCGTAAAGAGACTGAACAACGCCGCTAAAACAgtaattacatttttgttcaaacacaaaataccACTGCGCATATCAGCTTTATTCTGCAGCTTGACCTGGAACACAAGCAAAAACGTTAGTACTAAATATATTACGAAAAAAGGTGCATCAGTGAATTATAGTCCAGGCTATCCAGCAAAAAGCCAACTAACATATTGAACATGGACAACATGTAACGCAATCTTAGTAAATGTGCATATTTTCGAAAGATATGCTCCCATCTAAAGGCTAAGCAAGTATGTGTAAAGGTATAACTGCTGTCCTGAAAGACATAATAAATACAAGCCGTCCCAAAGGCTAGGTAGGTCATCTTATTAGTTCATCTGATGGCAATTCAATCATGTTAGCTTGGGTATGACATGACTCAGACTAACTACTGGCATAAGAAAAGTTTTAAGAGCTAAGACCTTTGTCCCAGGGCTAATATCATCAGGAAATGACGGCACATGTGAGTACTCTATAGCAGTTATTTCATTGTGTCCATCTGTGAGCTTCAATAGTAACAGCCGTCTGTTGTTTGAATTTTCTGAAGCAGCCTCAGCCAGACTACTCCGAGATATATCTCTGCTTGAGCACACCTGTTCCATAGAGAAAATTCTATAAAGGGTGAGATAGTCCATGAGTACATAACATAACAAATACAAAGTCACAGGATCAAAACAGGACTTTAGGCAGCATAAAACATAAGAACAACTGAACAAGTTTGCTTGAGAGAAGTGCTTCAGTGAATATAAGGGAAGACAAATTGGATccatagtatattttaaaaaaaaaatggggcTTGTATTATTCCAGATGTATCAGTTTAgtccaaaatcattttttatcatttcaacCAGAAAATTTCACATTCAGTTCTAGTCTCATATAACAGAAAATAATGACCATATGTATTTGTGCCCTTATGCTGCTAGCCTGCTAGATTAGTGCATGCTGAGTGAAACATGAGAAACAGCTATTCATGTATTCTCCTTATCAGGACAAATGCTAGAAGCTGGTACAGCTAAAACCAAAGACAGTCAAGCAATATATAGACATGTTGATTTGCAACTAAAAAAACTTTATTGGCACTGATAACTTATGAATGGGCATGCTTGTATATATCAAAGTCCAGAAACATTCAATCATGTCATTTTTAACCCTACCTGTCCTTTGGTTTTCAAATACTTTGCCTACAGTTGTAAGAGTCCAACTAGATTCAGAGGGCGATAAGAAACTGACACTGctatttattgatttgtaTAAAATGTAAACCAAAAATTTTGACCCCAACTTCCGTTTAAATTTTACCAAACTACTCTTTATTCCTATTGTGAAGgctttataaatttttggttCAGCTGGATacatgaaaaattgaatttcctACCTTTCTGTTCTCTGTGTCATTTGTTGGGAAACCATTCATATGTTCACATCTTTTCCCGTCTTCGGTTCAATAAACTACATACTATAATAGTCAATAAATAGTTTTCTTTAATCTCTTCAATCAATTTGAGGTGATTTAAATACAATCTAACATTAATTCACGGCACGAATGATATATCAACATTCACAGTCCAGTGCTTTGTGGAAAGGGATGAGAATAGTAAGAATGAGGGATATGTCCCATTCGCCtcattttttggtttattccAAAAGTGTGGAATCATTTCCTTACTCAAGCTATCAATCCCATTCCAATTCCCATTATCAGTCAGGCATTGTAATTTGCtacaaagaaataaattaattaatagattaaaaatCCGACTCAAATTTGTATAACTCCACAATTAAGAAAGCTACACTAGTGGGGAAATATTATGTACCTGAAGCACAATTGGACCTTGAAGATGAGAGGTTTTGGTGAGAAGAGAAGGTTGCGGCAAGCATTTTCCGCCAAACGATCGCAAGTCCATATTGAGAAGCTCTGATTCAACTGAATCGAGGGCGGCAGATGGTGTGATGAGTTCTCGAATTCGGTCAGTGTCTTTTAAACACCAGCCTCTGGCGGCGAGAGCTGCCGAAGATGAGACTGCGAagaaggcggcggcggccgcCATGACCAAAGCACGATGGAGATGGTTAGTTACAACGGCGTCGTCTAAACATTTGGCTACTCCAAGTTAAGCATTAACTTGTATTGAATCAGATGATTTACACATCTTATCAGAGTTTAATAAGGGTATTTTTTTGTggaaaaattgatgaaattaatttcgGTAGATGatccaaattaaacaaataagaGTATTTTTGAGTACTGTCCGTATTGTGTTGGGCTACATGTCCTATGCAGAATTGGACTATGTTAATTTGCTTCATTTTAGTGGtccaaaaatattaagttgGGCTCATATAAAACTCAGGACTAAGTAACAGACGAAAAACCACCTAAATACCAATTTCTAAGATCTAAGCCCAAGGCCTACAACCTCGGCATGCGGCACGCGGCCTCGTTGAGGCGATGACGCGCGTGTTGGCTTTACCGTCCATTTATTGtgcacttcatttattacatgtAATTATTTAGCCTCTAAAATACAAGTTTAAAGAAAACTCTTTTTCAATGTGAGATTAATTAACATACATTAGTTAGTATGATAACTTCATATTATTGTAATAAactttaattcatatttatctCACGCTCACATGAAATAGgtttaggaaaataaaatataccatGATCATCTACTGGagtgtaaattaattttatatcattcaatttcataaaatcaaatctttcaTTACTTGTACAAGTCAGTCAAACTGGGCTTTAGATTCCAATAATCTCACACATGAGTGGAAATAATCAATATGCATTATGACAAGCTCACTACTTAGGAGGTGTAAAAGTATCATACTTTGAAGTTTAAACCGACCATAGTCAACACCATCAGATCTATATGAGGATTAGCAACACAATGATTAAACTATTCCT
This window encodes:
- the LOC125200377 gene encoding tudor domain-containing protein 3-like, with product MAAAAAFFAVSSSAALAARGWCLKDTDRIRELITPSAALDSVESELLNMDLRSFGGKCLPQPSLLTKTSHLQGPIVLQVCSSRDISRSSLAEAASENSNNRRLLLLKLTDGHNEITAIEYSHVPSFPDDISPGTKVKLQNKADMRSGILCLNKNVITVLAALFSLFTKNGS